One Gemmatimonadota bacterium genomic region harbors:
- a CDS encoding alpha/beta hydrolase, protein MKHATGVLHAIVLGLLVGGCTPDVSERTAVVARVADLVKNTNPEGIDTLEVVTIGGTRQAITIRGRDRTNPILLFIHGGPANPTMPISWAFQRPWEDYFTVVQWDQRGSGKSSFAPADQERMAPTMTLDTIVTDGLAIVDHLRRRLGQDKVIVMGWSWGTAVGARMALRAPEKFHGYIGLGQTVNAAAERAAYEGALARARKAGNAEAVKELEALEPYPGEQGERILPGAGTVRKWARMYNGGWYGRTDLALYDALNEWAPEYSDAELAAHAQAGNWALPFLIRSMMQRDLLVEGATFQVPVLFLMGRWDLHTPLEPVQAYYERVTAPSKKLVIFEKSGHFSMFEEPGRLLVTLVQEVLPWVSGR, encoded by the coding sequence GTGAAGCACGCGACCGGAGTACTCCACGCCATCGTGCTCGGCCTCCTCGTCGGAGGATGCACCCCCGACGTTTCGGAGCGCACGGCCGTCGTCGCGCGGGTCGCCGACCTGGTGAAGAACACGAACCCGGAAGGGATAGACACCCTCGAGGTCGTCACCATCGGCGGTACACGCCAGGCCATCACCATTCGTGGTCGCGACCGGACGAATCCCATCCTGTTGTTCATCCACGGCGGTCCCGCCAATCCCACCATGCCGATCAGCTGGGCCTTCCAGCGGCCGTGGGAGGACTACTTCACGGTCGTGCAATGGGACCAGCGCGGGAGCGGCAAGAGCTCGTTTGCACCGGCAGACCAGGAACGCATGGCACCGACCATGACGCTGGACACGATCGTCACCGATGGCCTCGCGATCGTGGATCACCTGCGCCGTCGGCTGGGACAGGACAAGGTCATCGTGATGGGGTGGTCGTGGGGGACCGCCGTCGGCGCGCGCATGGCCCTGCGGGCACCGGAGAAGTTCCATGGCTACATCGGGCTCGGCCAAACAGTAAATGCAGCCGCCGAACGTGCGGCCTACGAGGGCGCGCTCGCCCGCGCGCGAAAGGCGGGAAATGCGGAGGCCGTGAAGGAACTCGAGGCACTCGAGCCCTATCCTGGTGAGCAAGGCGAGCGGATCCTGCCCGGCGCCGGCACGGTGCGAAAATGGGCACGCATGTACAACGGCGGATGGTACGGACGGACGGACCTTGCGTTGTACGACGCGTTAAACGAGTGGGCACCGGAGTACAGCGACGCCGAACTGGCCGCGCACGCGCAGGCCGGAAATTGGGCGCTGCCATTCCTGATCCGCAGCATGATGCAGCGAGACCTGCTCGTCGAAGGCGCGACCTTCCAAGTGCCGGTGCTGTTCCTCATGGGGCGCTGGGACCTGCACACCCCCCTTGAACCGGTGCAGGCGTACTACGAGCGCGTGACGGCACCATCAAAGAAGCTGGTAATCTTCGAGAAGAGTGGGCACTTCTCGATGTTCGAGGAGCCCGGTCGGCTGTTGGTCACCCTGGTCCAGGAAGTCCTCCCATGGGTGTCAGGGCGATGA
- a CDS encoding DUF2191 domain-containing protein, producing MLRTMKITIEIADALLEAAKAAAARDNCTLRELIEQGLRTVLSGERGRERGFKLRDASVSGQGLQPGVEFGRWERVGERGDERGS from the coding sequence GTGCTACGCACCATGAAGATTACCATCGAGATTGCTGATGCACTTCTGGAGGCCGCCAAGGCTGCCGCCGCGCGCGACAACTGCACACTCCGTGAGCTCATTGAGCAGGGGCTACGGACGGTGCTTTCCGGAGAGCGCGGACGTGAACGCGGCTTCAAGCTGCGCGACGCCAGCGTTTCCGGGCAGGGACTTCAGCCCGGGGTTGAGTTCGGCCGCTGGGAGCGGGTCGGCGAAAGAGGGGACGAACGCGGCAGTTGA
- a CDS encoding methyltransferase domain-containing protein, whose product MDHIEAGRYWNDNAEVWTQLARGGYDLYRDKLNTPAFLASLPEVRGREGLDLGCGEGHNTRLLADRGARMTAIDISEIFISHARAAEAARPLGITYQVASAVELPFPDEAFDFVVAFMSLMEFPETDRALAEARRVLRPGGFLQFSIEHPCFSTPHRRQLRDANGMTYAIEVGGYFQRPHAAIEEWIFGAAPVEVKAGMRKFRIPRFPRPLHEWVNLLVEGGFTIERMEEPAPSAETVREVPYIQDASVVPYFLHIRVRRDA is encoded by the coding sequence ATGGACCATATCGAAGCAGGCCGCTACTGGAACGACAACGCCGAGGTGTGGACGCAGCTCGCCCGCGGTGGGTACGACCTCTATCGCGACAAGCTGAACACGCCAGCGTTTCTGGCCTCACTCCCCGAGGTGCGCGGGCGAGAGGGGCTGGACCTGGGTTGCGGTGAGGGGCACAACACGCGCCTCCTCGCGGACCGCGGCGCGCGGATGACGGCGATCGACATTTCCGAGATCTTCATCTCACACGCACGTGCCGCCGAAGCGGCCCGGCCGCTCGGGATCACGTACCAGGTCGCAAGTGCTGTCGAACTCCCCTTCCCGGATGAGGCCTTCGACTTTGTCGTCGCCTTCATGAGCCTGATGGAGTTTCCGGAGACCGACCGCGCACTGGCCGAGGCGCGTCGCGTGCTCCGTCCGGGCGGGTTCCTGCAGTTCTCGATCGAGCACCCTTGCTTCTCCACGCCGCACCGCCGCCAGCTGCGTGACGCGAACGGCATGACCTACGCGATCGAGGTGGGCGGTTACTTCCAGCGCCCGCACGCCGCGATCGAGGAATGGATCTTTGGTGCGGCACCAGTCGAGGTGAAGGCAGGGATGCGCAAGTTCCGCATCCCGCGTTTCCCACGCCCGCTGCATGAGTGGGTCAACCTCCTGGTGGAGGGCGGCTTCACGATCGAACGGATGGAGGAGCCTGCGCCGAGTGCCGAGACGGTGCGCGAGGTACCCTACATACAGGATGCGTCGGTTGTGCCGTACTTTCTGCACATCAGGGTGCGCAGGGACGCCTGA
- a CDS encoding TVP38/TMEM64 family protein yields the protein MSLPSPDALITLLQELGWLAIPACLVLMTVSAVVPIPAELPAMLNGAVLGLWTGSAVTWCGAMCGAWISFRGAGWLHKRFGQRWLGARGQERVAALGQGTGVVELIVLRLTPIVAFHLVNYAAGIARIPAGRFLWTTALGIVPGVFAFTASGMAVAHWMSHPAVKWGALVFVIVLVGWRLRRRG from the coding sequence ATGAGCCTGCCGTCCCCGGACGCCCTCATCACCCTCCTGCAGGAACTCGGCTGGCTCGCCATCCCGGCCTGCCTGGTACTGATGACGGTGAGTGCCGTCGTCCCGATCCCCGCCGAGCTGCCGGCGATGCTGAATGGTGCCGTGCTTGGTCTCTGGACTGGCTCGGCGGTGACCTGGTGCGGCGCAATGTGCGGCGCCTGGATCTCCTTTCGCGGGGCTGGATGGCTGCATAAGCGCTTTGGCCAGCGCTGGCTCGGGGCCCGGGGACAGGAGAGGGTTGCGGCCCTTGGCCAGGGAACCGGGGTCGTGGAACTCATCGTCCTGCGCCTGACCCCGATCGTGGCCTTTCACCTGGTCAACTATGCGGCCGGGATCGCGCGAATTCCGGCGGGACGTTTCCTGTGGACCACGGCGCTTGGCATCGTCCCGGGCGTGTTCGCGTTCACGGCAAGCGGCATGGCCGTGGCGCACTGGATGTCGCATCCCGCGGTGAAGTGGGGTGCCCTGGTCTTCGTTATCGTGCTGGTCGGCTGGCGCCTGCGACGGCGCGGCTAA
- a CDS encoding peptidase S10 — protein sequence MRASLLVLLSPVLALSAQARPSTATAAPALEAAAASSDDRFSSNVGSVTIGGTEVKYRSTTGRLTLRHPNGKARGHFFFVAYTREGMDPKTRPVTFTYNGGPGSPGIWLHMGLMGPKRVQMAADGFQPAPPYQLVDNDQSPLDVTDIVMIDPINTGFSRPAEGEPASQFTGVRGDIESVSAFIRTWLVRFDRWRSPKFLLGESYGTMRSAGVAEELQNRHGIELNGIVLVSSILDYQTKGYVAGNDYPYANFLPSFTASAWYHKKLPADLQAMPLAKAVDESRQFAFGEYLASLVKGNRLTTQERRAVAQKVARYSGLSVEFIEQANLRVSDQRFRKELLRDRGLMIGRLDGRYTALDADDAGETQEFDPSNHALSGPYTALFLDYVRRDLGYTTELPYFTSGQVQPWSYMPFQNRYLNLVESLRATMAKNPYLKVLVANGYYDFATPFGGTEYTFDHLGYEQTYKDRVKLTYYEGGHMMYIVPPLLRQLKRDIASFIEGSRGATTEE from the coding sequence ATGCGCGCCTCCCTCCTGGTGTTGTTGTCCCCCGTCCTGGCCTTGTCGGCGCAGGCACGTCCTTCTACGGCCACCGCTGCCCCGGCGCTGGAGGCCGCGGCGGCCTCCAGCGACGACCGGTTCTCGAGCAACGTCGGGTCCGTCACCATCGGCGGCACCGAGGTGAAGTACCGCTCCACCACCGGGAGGTTGACGCTCCGTCATCCAAACGGCAAGGCGCGGGGTCACTTCTTCTTCGTCGCCTACACCCGTGAGGGGATGGACCCGAAGACGCGGCCCGTCACCTTCACCTACAACGGCGGTCCCGGGTCCCCTGGGATCTGGCTGCACATGGGGCTCATGGGCCCCAAGCGCGTGCAAATGGCGGCCGATGGTTTCCAGCCAGCGCCGCCCTACCAACTGGTGGACAACGACCAGTCGCCGCTCGACGTGACCGACATCGTCATGATCGACCCGATCAACACCGGATTCAGTCGCCCCGCGGAAGGCGAGCCGGCGAGCCAGTTCACCGGCGTGCGCGGTGACATCGAGAGTGTCTCGGCGTTCATTCGCACCTGGCTCGTGCGGTTTGATCGCTGGCGCTCACCGAAATTCCTGCTCGGGGAGAGTTACGGCACCATGCGCTCCGCCGGGGTCGCGGAGGAGTTGCAGAACCGGCATGGGATCGAGCTCAACGGGATCGTCCTCGTCTCCTCGATCCTCGACTACCAGACCAAAGGGTACGTCGCCGGGAACGACTACCCGTACGCCAACTTCCTCCCGTCGTTCACCGCGAGCGCGTGGTATCATAAGAAGCTCCCGGCAGACTTGCAGGCGATGCCCTTGGCGAAGGCCGTGGACGAGAGCCGGCAGTTCGCCTTTGGGGAGTACCTGGCATCCCTGGTAAAGGGGAACCGCCTAACGACGCAGGAGCGGCGTGCCGTGGCGCAGAAGGTCGCGCGGTACAGCGGCCTGTCGGTGGAGTTCATTGAGCAGGCCAACCTGCGTGTCTCGGACCAGCGCTTTCGCAAGGAGTTGTTGCGCGACCGCGGGCTGATGATCGGGCGCCTCGACGGTCGCTACACGGCGCTGGACGCCGATGACGCTGGCGAGACGCAGGAGTTTGACCCGTCGAACCATGCCCTGAGCGGGCCGTACACGGCTCTGTTTCTCGACTACGTCCGGCGCGACCTCGGGTACACCACCGAGCTGCCGTACTTCACGAGCGGACAGGTTCAACCGTGGAGTTACATGCCGTTCCAGAACCGGTACCTGAACCTCGTCGAGTCGTTGCGCGCGACGATGGCGAAGAACCCGTACCTCAAGGTGCTGGTCGCGAACGGGTACTACGACTTTGCCACGCCGTTCGGTGGGACGGAGTACACGTTCGATCACCTCGGCTACGAGCAGACGTACAAGGATCGCGTGAAGCTGACGTATTACGAGGGTGGCCACATGATGTACATCGTCCCGCCCCTGCTGCGGCAGCTCAAGCGGGACATCGCGAGTTTCATCGAAGGATCGCGGGGGGCGACGACGGAAGAGTAG
- a CDS encoding fasciclin domain-containing protein, which translates to MRAFIGTVLVALVACQPAEQQGAAAGADPSQLTGQSGVKDSESQPDVVKIAVGSKDHTTLVAAVQAAKLVDALSNAGPFTVFAPTNAAFDKLPKGTVEDLLKPENEDKLRNILHHHVTVSAFELAQLTDGLVLGMADGGQATISKKGEDTYIDDAKILASVRGSNGMVHVIDAVVLRK; encoded by the coding sequence ATGCGTGCATTCATTGGAACCGTGTTGGTCGCCCTGGTGGCATGCCAGCCCGCCGAACAGCAGGGTGCCGCCGCCGGGGCGGACCCGTCCCAACTCACCGGACAGTCAGGTGTGAAGGACAGCGAGTCGCAGCCGGATGTTGTGAAGATTGCGGTAGGCTCCAAGGACCACACGACCCTGGTCGCTGCGGTTCAGGCCGCGAAGCTGGTCGACGCGCTCTCCAATGCGGGCCCGTTTACCGTGTTCGCGCCGACCAACGCGGCGTTCGACAAGCTCCCCAAGGGAACGGTAGAAGATCTGCTCAAGCCTGAGAACGAAGACAAGCTCCGCAACATCCTGCACCATCACGTCACCGTGTCAGCCTTCGAGCTTGCCCAGCTCACGGACGGCCTCGTCCTCGGGATGGCCGATGGCGGCCAGGCAACGATCAGCAAGAAGGGCGAGGACACCTACATCGACGACGCGAAGATCCTCGCCTCGGTCCGCGGGTCAAACGGGATGGTGCACGTGATTGATGCGGTGGTACTTCGGAAGTAG